The segment AGAGAAGAAACATGACAAGAACCCTTACACCCTTCAAAGCTTTATGCACTAGCTCCAAACCAAAGAAGCACACACTATCACTAATTTACTCTATATTACAATCCCAAACACTAGGCCACACACCATATTACATTATGCGCTGGGAACAAGAACTAGATATAACAATCTCCCCCCAAGACATGAAACAAATGTTCACAAATATTACAAAATCCTCGATCTCCAGTAGACAACTTGAAACAAATTTTAAGATATTACATAGATAGTATCTTACTCTGGTAAGATGCCAGACACTATTTAATGACGCTAGTGACAAACGCTGGAGATGCCATAAAGCCCCAGGTACAAGGTCACCCATATGGTGGCAATGCATTGATATCATCCCATTCTGGATGCAAGTCATTGAAGAGGTTTCTAAAATAATAGGCCCTATAACACCCGATAATCCACTTACATGGTTATTCAACCTAACCCCTAAAAACTTAAACACCTGCCAATCTAAACTACTTCACATCCTAATAAATAGCGTGAAAGCTCCGATTGTAAGAAACTGGAAATCACCCTCTGCCCCTAACATTTCACAATGGGTAGatcaatgtaattctatagtacactTAGAAGTATTCTATTATTTGAAGCACAAATGAAAATATACTTACATGGAGCTTAAGATACTTTGGGAATCATATATTCGGAATAAATGGTGTAAAATATAGGTGATTTGATACATAGTTCGTTGTTTATAAAATCCAAACCATATGGGCATAGTAGAGCATAGAGTTGAATTTTATTCTGTTCCCTACTTCTAAGGGTTTGCTGTAAACAAATGGAACTGAAATTAATCGTTgctgaatatttattttgttttgttgttgtttacgTATAATTTCTACAACTATTAAATTTGGTTCTTCTGCTACCAAGTGATACAAATGGACATCTTCTTATTGGTATTCTGCGAACACTCATGTTTCAAATGAATGttcatttccaaaaaaaaaaaaagtttaataaacatttaaataaataaaaaaataataataccagcTTCAGTTGCTCGGACATACTCCAGGATAAGTCGAACTCTACTGTGCAACATCTTGATGGCGCTGTGCTGGGCAATGAGATGTTCTGCAACTAAAAGACATTTTGGGGATGTAAAATGAATTATTTACCTCTCTCCTCTACAGTCTCAcacaattcttcctcttcctcaccTGTAGAGTTCTCTCCACTTCCAGTTGCTGTCATTCTTGCTACATGATCCACTCCAATTCTCTCAGCTTCCTCTGTAGCCAACGTATATGGAAGTTCAGCAAGCAACATGGTGGCCTGGGAGAGACCAGAATATAGACTTGTCAATCAGATACAGTCAACTCCCAATAAGTTAATCCATAATGGGCAGGAAATTACAAACAAAAGTGCACACTCTTTctatggtcattaaagggacagtatacaccaatcttcatataactgcatgtaatagacactactataaaaaatattatgcacagatactgatataaaaatccagtataaaaccgttttaaaaacttacttagaagcacccagtttagctctgttgaaaaggttattggaacacccactgcaagtgggtaatagaccccccccttcctttgcatatgaaaaaacaggagcaagctggagtaggtatacgtcggtattctcctaaaactttggggcttgtttaggagtctgaaaatcagagcaatgttatttaaaaataagcaaaactatccattcttaaaataaaaaaaactgtatgggctatataaatggatcatctacaaaacatttatgtaaagaaaaatctagtgtataatgtccctttaacttgagagcTTTTGATACAAAAAGATAATCtctaagtctaaattaaactttagtCTCCTGTTCACATTGGATACCCAGAAAGTACAGAGGTGAACTGTTTTTGTGCCtctataagaaaagaaaaaaacaaacaaaaaaaacacagccaaggtaacataaaaacaaacaggaCATGTTCATAGGAACCAAAGTAACCCCTTCATGATGTTAAAACTATCCATGCTCCTAACAGCCCTGGGCAttaacgccattaggacggcatggaacaggACCTTATTATGACGTCCTGCAGCCTTCCCTTTTGACGCAATCAAGAATCGGACTGGGAGGTGTGCCTCGCAGCGTAGGCAGTCCAccatgatccgatcccagccttgaaatcttGTGACAATCGTATGATTTCATTTtaacagcaagtgtttacatcggaactttgttcagATGTTAACACTGATGCTGGCACCAAGGGGTTAATAAACACTACAATGCAATTAGTTCTCCACTAGTGTATATACAAAGACATATCTAGTAAAACAAATAGGATACAATACAAGGACACAAAGCAGGTTATACGACTAGATCAAATACTTTATTTGACTCACCTCCCCATTAACAATgtcaatcacagattcatatacacTAACGGGAAGCTGTggggacaaaaaaaaaattaatgtaagaTGACAGTAGGAAGCAGGAAGGTTAATCACAGATGGGAAGGAACAATATACAAATGCTTACATCTGTGTGCTTGGTCATGGGGTTCAATTTCAGAAAGAGAGGGGACTCTATAATTTCACAAACCTaggaaagagagcaaagagagaaaTCAGTATTATGCAAAATTGACCAATTAAGTAGGAATTTACAAAAGTGAGTGAAAATCTTCAACAACAAAAAAGGTAAATGCATTCCActcaaatttattaaagggacataaacatagaAAAATGCTCTAAAGCGTTACAGACCATTTTATGATAGCACTGGTGtttttatataggtaagtatttcaccTCTGCTCCAAAGTTCAAGATGGCTAGCGATTGCTGGCTACCCACATATATTGTTATTGGCTTACTGGCTGTGTTCAGATGtggaccagaagtgcattgctgctctggagccgaTTTTAAGTATGTATTTAACTCGCCTGCCAGGGTTAAAATGATAATGCAGTGTGAAACTTACACCATCAGAGCATGTGAATTTTGTACTACTCACCATGGAAAATGGGGCCGAGCGTGCAATTTTAACTTTACCTTATTAAAGTTAACTTTGttccattggtatcctttgttgaaaattatacctagatagtccctggagcagcaatgcattagtggGAAACAGCTTGcaattggtggctccacatagatGCCTCTAGACATTGAGTCTCCCGATGTGTTCAGTACCGTCCCAATAGTGCACTGCTTCTCTGGAACTGACTtgaactgtgtatttaacccccttTGCAGGGGGGGTGAAACAAAGGGCAAGATTAGAAGTGTATCACTAATTTAACGTGCGCCAGTAAAGGGGAAAATTTGCCAGTTTATGAgcacacgttaaagggacagtctaggccaaaatatactttcatgattcagatagggcatgtaattttaaacaattttccaatttacttttatcaccaattttgctttgttctcttggtattcttagttgaaagcttaacctaggaggttcatatgctaatttcttagaccttgaagcccacctctttcagattgcattttaacagtttttcaccactagagggtgttagttcacatatttcatatagataacactgtgcttgtgcacgttaagtaatctgggagcaggcactgattggctagactgcaagtctgtcaaaataactgaaaaactctgcagtttgcagaggcttagatacaagataatcacagaggtaaaaagtgtattaatataactgtgttggttatgcaaaactggggaatgcgtaataaagggattatctatcttttaaaacaataacaattctggtgtagactgtccctttaaatcaaccattacaagtggatggttaatgctactgcaagctcgcggtagcacttTCAGCTAGactaaattaaccagaggtcagtcctctggttaataaaattaaaaaaaaaaaagttcccctcAATTTCCCTTACAGTAAAGTGGACTGTTCATTTATTAAAAATGtgaccatctttattttttttaaataactgcacaaagcaattataAGGGGATAAAGTGAGGGGAAAAGTGACTTTAGATTgccgtctatggggactgtgtttaaacaCATAAGCGAGCTTTACTTGtattaccagtgcacatttgcgtgcgccggtattactgagtggagcacaaatattgtgctcTCTCGCAAGCACAATTTTGCGATCCAcctgtaatctaacccatagttagataattttattatattaatattacttGGATATAATGtgtggaggttaaagggacagtcaagtaaaaaaaaaaaaaaaaaaaaaaaaccatttatgATTccgaaagaacatgcagttttaagacactttccgatttatttccattatcaaattttgcacagtctttttatatacacactttctgaggaacaagatcctactgagcatgtacacaagctcacaaggtatacgtatactagtctgtgattggctgatgtctgtcacatggtacagggggccggaaaatgagagaaaaaattaaatttgtcaggaaaaaaattaaaataaatctactgcttttttgatTTTCAGAGTAAGTGTCATTGCCTTGTCAATTATGTAATTCTATTTCATTGAGTGGTCTTAAGCAGAGGGTTCCCTAAGGGAATGCTTTAGTTAAATGAACATGCCATCAAAAAACTAAAATGCGCatgaatacatttcagttttgaatagaagcttgtttgaaatatatataaaaattattttcattaaAAGCTATCAGTGTTTGACGAGAACTTAAAATGGACATGTGTACATAAATAATAACTAGAACTGgtgtctgctcagagcagacatTCTAATGCAGAAGTGCTGGTTTATGCATAGTAAAATTTGTCAATGAAAATAGATTTTGTTGCAAATAGATGTGTGttgtaaaaattctattaaaaatttaaaaataaactcaatTTTGTATGGAATGCCCCTTTATTACAGGGGGGAAAAAATCATTTGCATTGGTCAAGCACATAAATTATCAATCAGCTTCAGTTtagtgaagaaaaacaaaaaaaaaacaactaacaaaatGGTATAAAACTAAGAATATAAAAATGGAATacaagtttaaaagaaaaaaaaacacacaaaaaaaatataaaccacacacacaccacaaaatatacaacataattttgccaaacttttgactgtgaaaaaacaaataaacaagaacAAGCAATCagggatgttaaagggatactaaacccaaattgtttctttaatgattcagatagagcaagcaattttaagcaactttctaatttactcataattttttcttcattcccttgctatctttatttggaaaagcagtaatgtaaggttaggagccggcccatttttggttcagaacctgggtagccggCGCTTAACCTTACagttctgctttttcaaatcaagatagcatgagaacaaagaaaaattaataggagtaaattagaacattgcataatccaactgaatcatgaaagaaaaaatgtgggtttagtatccctttaagagtgctTGCCTCTAATTCTGCACTTTTGCTTTTTAATAAATAGTTAGAGAAAAAGGATAATGTACTTTTCAAAGTGAtaacccccgcccccccccccccaaaaaaaaaaaaaacacgacacGCCATCTTTTATAAAAGCAGCCATTTATATAATCTACTACCATTTATATAACTAAGTACCTGTTTGTGAATGTGAATATCTGATTGTTCGGGGGGACCACCTGTCGTGTACCAGCCAAGAAACTCCATGTCCTTAAATACCTGTTTAACTATGGAGAAATACTTGTTTTATTAAAAAGACAGGCAAGTAAGAGTTCATAAATGCAAGGTTACATACATATTCACTGCTCTATCTATAAAGTGAGCTTTAATCAGTATATTAATGCAGATTTATCATTCTGCAAACAGACTGTGCTCACTTTATAGCATCACAACTTGCATGCAGCATTCATTGCCCTATAGGTCATTACAAGAGCAATGACTCAAGTTGCTTGTCATAAACCCTGGTCAGATCAGTCTGGTGCAGAAAGTGTTTAGGAAGCAACAGTCTAAACCGCTGTTTAGAATCATCAGTTGGAGGGTCGCACCCATCAGCTAATGAGCATGTATAATGGACTATAATCCTTTGCTGGTTTCCACTTAAAATTAAGTCAGTTTAacaaaacttattttaaaagaCATTCAAATAATAAAACACTAATTAGAACATTATAACTATTACATGAATGCTCACTGGTGAATACATATTTAAACCCTACAAGGGGGATAACTAATGTAAACTTgcactcaggagctgcaatgcatttCTGCTCCTCAGTAGGACACGGCCAGTGAGCCAACCAGTAAAGACATACACAAGTAGCCTGTAATCACTTCCTGTATCCAGGACTGGCACTATGGGTTCAGCTCCTTATAACAGGGGAAAATATTCAGGTACCAACACGcatttgtgaaaaaataaaaatgttctaacaaattgagagcacttaaagggacagtaaagtcataatttgacattcatgatttagacagagcatataccatattaaacgactttccaatttacttctatttaatttgcttcattctcttgatatcctttgatgaaagttttatctaggtaaactcaggagcaaagaacataggttctagctgctaattggtggctgcatacatacatacacacacacatacatacactgattgtcattggctcacccatgtgttcagttagaaaccagtagtgcattgctgctccttcaacaaatgataccaagagaatgaaggaaatttgataatagaagtaaactgaaaagttgcttaaaaaaaaaataaaatggtattttctacctaaaatcatgaaataattttttggggtttcaagtccctttaattatttcattagaatatatttttaaagatacaATCGTAATTTAATATTAAACGGGTACTGTACAGTACAATTTTCtaatctttaatgtgttcccaaagatCCCGTTTACCAGTTTAAATTAatcatttacaaatagcttgtcttcattttatcatttgaaatagttTTTCCTGTTGAAACCAATACTGAAAATCTAAATACTGCAGCATGTAAAAGTTACGTAGATGGGAAGCTGCAGCAGAAAGCAACCTCaaggggaagggggaggagttttaAACAATGCAAACCCAGGTTTTTTAAAAAGAGAGTTAACATAACATGTTAAAGGAACAATTTAACTCAAACATCTAATAAGAATTGAATTGTATTCAAATCAGTTGCAGGAACACTCTCTTTTTAAAAAACATACGCACAGCAAAAGCAGTGTGCATTTCTAATACCtttcagcataaaaaaaaaaacaaacgtacgtacttaaaaagggacagtctagtcaaaattaaactttcacgattcagatagggcataaaattttaaacaactttccaatttactttgatcataaaacttgctttgttcttttggtattctttgttgaaagctaaacctaggtaggatcatgtgctaatttttaagcccttgaaggcagccattaatctgtgttttttgacagtttgtcacagtgctagttcatgtgtgccatacagataactatgagagtgagcacaatgttgtttataagtaagaactgattggctaaaatgcacgtctgtcaaaagacctgagataagggggcagtctgtagaggctgagatacaaggtaatcacagaggtaaaacgtgtattaatataaccgtgttggtaatgcaaaactgtggaatgagtaaagaaaaaaaagaaaaaaaaaaaaaagtattatctctctttttaagtagactgtccctttaaatttgcaatctgcaaaaataaataaaaaattagataaACTCCTGTAGTGGAAAACAGTTTACTAAGCACAAAGATCAATATCAAAGCAACTATCTCCTAATGCAGGACTCCCACAAAGAATTAACATGGTGATATAGTCCCCAAAAGCATGTAACACATTTATAAATAAGCTTCAATGGATAAACCAATCTTAAATTTGAggaataaaaacaattttctattaaaaaataaagaaatatatacacCACTTTATGTTCTGTGCTTCCTCCTCAgcaaaagtgattttttttcctAGCTTGACAAGCAGGCAGCACAGCCAATAGGAACTGCACAAGCCGCACTATTTCAGTGTTTAGTGAAAGTTGATGTTTCAGTCTGGCAGCAGTTAGTACTGGACTTTATATAGAACACTAGTGTTAAACCCcttgtacatgggccaaaatgtttaaggaaagaaatataccaaTCCCTCTAATAttctgaagtgtaggatccccctaaccctccaacctccatgctcccctctcaaacagctctctaaccctccccccctctaactattgccaccatcttaggtactggcagctgtctgccagtacctataaaccgaccgccctttttttctctttttctttctgtagtgtagtggtcccatcaCCTCCCCCCCCTCCCGCAATTGCCATTTATCCCCCCCGCACACTTAaattccttttctgtagtgtagctgccccatccctccctgttcctttaaaaaaatcatttctgtagcgtagggccctcccaactccactgctgagccgcccacacctcccaccggcaccagcagaagatcgttacagacggtgacacacacagtgtcaccgtctgtaacgatcaggcatctgccctcatatggaggaggaggaccgatcgcgctccggctccatatgcgtcagatgcctggagcttcagatCTAggttgtaacttaacagctgagagtgccggagcttcctgaagctgtctcgcacCGCGGTTAaagtccaggtatgtttgtcctagcGCAGTCTCTTCTGCGCATGactgcttcggacaaacatactttgtcttttataatataggatttgttTAGCCCCAGAAAAACAACATTTATAAATATGTAAACACACTTTaaatgactttaccatcactttaaggctgaCCATGACAACATCAAATTGATGCATAAacctgtaaccttaaagggacactgaactcaaatgttttctttcatgattcagatagagcatgcaattttaagtaactttctattttacttctattatcaatttttcttcgtactcttgctatctttatttgaaaaagaaggcatctcagctaaggagctagcaaatttttggtacagcaccacggacaacacttgtttattggtgctgtccaatcagcaaggacaacccaggttgttcaccaaaaatgggccggcatctaaacttacattcttgcttttcaaataaacataccaagagaatgaagaaaatttgataataggagtaaattagaaagttgcattctctatctgaatcacgaaatacattttttgggttcagtgtccctttaaaaaggagatGAATGACATACAAAACGTAATATGGTCTTACATAATTCTTAcatttataatcatttttaaaacaCTGATTTACAATAAAGGTGTCCTTAGCAAGTCACTGTTAAAAAGAAAAGTTATTAGGGATGTCACCTAATCATCATAAATACCGAAGTGATGTAACTTAGCACAAAAGGTTGAGAACCACAGTCAGCAAGTGCTCCTCATTTTTTTCAATGACCATAACCAGATACTCACACTGCTCCTCCTTGGTATAATAATATTCTTTATTGATTGTGATTTTGTCATCAACCATCTGAGACAAAAGTTCAAATGAATTCATGACTTCAATATTTCGTCCTTCCTGCTTTCCAATAAGTGCTCCAATCACTACAGGAAAGAATAGAATAGTTGACAATGGttttaaaaatggaagaaaaaaaataaaggggcagtttgcagaggcttagatacaaggtaattacagaggtaaaaagtgttgtgcaaaactggggaataggtaataaagggattatctattttttttttaaaaaaaaattctggtgtaatgttgactgtcccttttaaaagaacacaagggtcaaaactgaaatgtgcatggaaaCATGGAAGAAAAACATTACTGATAATTCTCTAA is part of the Bombina bombina isolate aBomBom1 chromosome 6, aBomBom1.pri, whole genome shotgun sequence genome and harbors:
- the COPS6 gene encoding COP9 signalosome complex subunit 6, giving the protein MAAASQNGSGMEVDAPVLPTVMAQGVTGSVAVALHPLVILNISDHWIRMRSQEGRPVQVIGALIGKQEGRNIEVMNSFELLSQMVDDKITINKEYYYTKEEQFKQVFKDMEFLGWYTTGGPPEQSDIHIHKQVCEIIESPLFLKLNPMTKHTDLPVSVYESVIDIVNGEATMLLAELPYTLATEEAERIGVDHVARMTATGSGENSTVAEHLIAQHSAIKMLHSRVRLILEYVRATEAGEVPFNHEILREASALCHRLPVLSTDKFKTDFYDQCNDVGLMSYLGTITKTCNTMNQFVNKFNILYDRQGIGRRMRGLFF